GCCATTTTTTCGCAAGGGAACCTCAGGACATTCGGCATCGACCAAATGGGTCGATGCGTATAAAATATGTTTGTTGTCCGGCATAAAATACGAACAGGTGGTACGTCCCATCCCGGTACTCACCATGGGAGGCCTTAAGGAATCAAATACCTGGGTGCGTTCCATTGTAAATATCTGATCGCAGCCCACGTCCCATTGCCCATAATTGGATTGGAACACCAGCATACGGTTGTCAAAACTCCAATAGGCTTCGGCATTATCGCCTCCAAAAGTGACTTGCCGTAGACTTTTAAAGTGCTTCTCTTCCGGGTACACCAAAGGAATACTGTCCGTTTCCATCGTCTCTGAAGCTATTGGTGGTGCTTTCTTTTTATCCACTTGCTTACAGGAAAATAGTACAGTGATGAGTAGAAGGAACAAGGGAATTCTGTACATAGATGCGTAATTTTGTACTAAAATACAGCATCATGAAAAAAATAGTTGGGTTTTGTGTTTTGGTCTTGTTCCTCGTGTGCTGCAAAACGACTGTTGAACAACCCAGCCTAAAGGAAGATGTCGCTTTTTTGGCTTCGGACGCTTTAAAGGGAAGGGCCACGGGTTCTACGGATGAAATAGAAGCGGCCACGTATTTGGCAAAACGACTGGAATCCATGGGCTACGATTCCAAAGGAGGGGCAGGGACCTATTTTCAAACCTTTACCTTTAAAAACAAACGTGACCCACATCAGGAAATCCAATATGTTTCTGCTGGGGACAGTACCATAACGGGGACCAATGTTATGGGATTTTGGGATAACAAGGCAGAAAAAACCATTGTCCTGGGCGCGCATTATGACCATTTGGGAATGGGTGGCGAAGGATCCCTGTACCGGGGAGAACCCGAAATCCATAATGGTGCGGATGACAATGCCAGTGGTGTGGCGGCCATCCTAAAACTTGCCCATCACTTGAAGGACAGCCTTACGGCAACCAATATTATGGTCCAATTCTATTCCGGGGAGGAGTTGGGGCTTTTGGGATCGAACTATTTCTGCAAAAACCCTACAATCGATTTGGAAAAGGTCAGCTATATGATCAACCTGGATATGGTGGGGAGGCTTCGCGAGGACAAAACGCTATCCATTAGCGGAGTGGGCACTTCCCCTATTTGGAAACAGACCCTTAATGCCAATAACAATGGGTTTAAGCTGGTCTTAAATGAATCCGGTGTGGGCCCCTCCGATCATACTTCGTTTTATTTACAGGATATTCCAGCGCTCCATTTTTTTACGGGACAACATGAGGACTACCACAGGCCCACCGATGATGCGGATAAATTGAACTATGATGGGATGGAACAGCTTGTGGCGTACCTCACATCCGTTTGTATGGATTTGGACAAGGGTTCCAAACTGATGTTCAAAACGACCAAAAATGAAAGTGAGGAAGTCCCTCGATTTAAAGTGGGGCTCGGCGTAATTCCCGACTATTTGTTCGATGGAAAGGGAATGCGGATCGATGGAATAAGCGAGGACAAACCCGCTCAAAAGGCCGGACTTCAAAAAGGGGATGTGGTCATTCAACTGGGTGATAGCACGGTAACGGATATGATGAGTTATATGCGGGCGCTTTCTTCCTTTGAAAAAGGGGATGCCACCAAAGTAGTTATCGACAGAAATGGGGAAAAAATCGAAGTGGAAATTCAATTCTAATACGCTAATAACTTCATTTAGAGCGGTATACTTTTTTTGATGTATTTTTGCAACCCAAAAAGAACAAAGCTTTGCCCAAAATAGGAGACATAGAACTACCTGATTTTCCCTTGCTTTTGGCACCCATGGAAGATGTGAGTGACCCTCCTTTTAGGGCACTCTGCAAGGAAAATGGAGCGGATGTGGTCTACACGGAATTCATTTCTTCCGAAGGGCTCATTCGCGATGCGGCCAAAAGCGTCATAAAACTGGATATTTACGAAAAGGAACGCCCTGTGGGGATTCAAATCTTTGGTGCGGAACTGGATTCAATGTTGCAGGCCATAGATATTGTTGAGCAATCAAATCCGGATATTATCGATATCAATTTTGGTTGTCCGGTAAAAAAGGTGGTTTGCAAAAATGCCGGAGCAGGTATTTTGCGTGATATTCCGTTGATGGTAAAATTGACCGAAGCCATGGTAAAGCGGACCAAACTTCCAGTAACCGTAAAAACCAGGCTGGGATGGGACAGTGATTCCATCAAGATTGTGGATGTTGCGGAACAACTTCAGGATGTGGGGATTCAAGCGATTTCCATACACGGAAGGACACGGGTACAGATGTATAAGGGCCATGCTGATTGGAAGCCCATTGCAGCGGTAAAGAACAATCCACGGATGCATATCCCCGTCTTTGGCAATGGGGATGTGGATACTCCAGAAGCTGCAGTTAGGATGCGGGATGACTTTGGTCTGGATGGGGCCATGATCGGGCGCGCCAGTATTGGCAACCCCTGGTTTTTCAATCAGGTAAAGCACTATTTTGAAACCGGGGAACACCTGCCTTCACCCACCATGGAAGCGCGTGTGGAAGCCGCCCGTCGCCATTTGCAGATGGCCATTGATTGGAAAGGGGAAAAACTGGGTGTTTTTGAAACCCGCCGTCATTATACCAATTATTTCAAAGGGATTCCGCACTTTAAGGAATACCGAATGAAAATGGTTACAAGTGATGATTCGGCTGATGTCTTTGCCGCTTTTGATGAGGTGTTGGAGAAGTTCGGGGACTTTCAATTTGCATAACAACTAGGCCAATAACTTTTTGGATATTCTACTGCTCGCTATTTTGGAAGAAATAAGCCCCAGCACGACTATGGTCCCCAAAACAATCAAGATGTTTACGAACTGATATTCCACGGGATAGGCAAGGGACGGGGTAATGCGCCACCATTTGAACACCAATTGGGAAACCACGATCAACGAGCCCAAAGCAATACCTACCAAGCCCCCAAAACAGGTTACAAAGACCCCTTGGTAAAAATAAATCTGCCGTAGCTGCTTTATGGTCGTTCCCAAAGCAAAAAGTGTTTTGGAGTTTCCCCGTTTATCCAAGATCATCATGATAATGGCGCCTACTACATTGAACAAGGCGATGATCAAAACCAAAGTAAAAATGAGATAGGTGGCCGTATTTTCCGTTTTCAGCATTTTGTAGAGGGTGGTGTTCAATTCCTGACGGGACAGTACCAGCGCTTTGTCCCCAAGAACGGTTTTAAGGTGCTCCTTTGCCTTGGAAATGGCAACCCCTTCCTCCACCTTAAAATTGATACCTGAAATTTGGGTGGAATCCTTTTCCAAAAAAGCCTGAACCATGGGCAAAGGGGCAAATACGTAGGTCTTGTCCAAACCATCTTCCACGGCGTACACTCCGCTTACCACCAGGGGCATTTGGTTATAAAAGGATTTTGAACCCAGCACATCGGCCGTAATGGAGCGATTCCCAGGTTTTAAGGTGATGGCATTCAGGGGCGACATATTGCCCATAGGACCGCCCAGGAGATTGAATATGCCAATACCAATGACGGCCTGATTTTCATCCACTCCCCAATTGCCAAAATACAGGGTGCTGTCCACCGCCGTAACCTGCCTGTAGTGTTCATCAACACCTTTGATGTAGGCGATACAGTTTTTATCGTCATAACTAAGGTATACCCGTTCCACTATTTCGTTGGAATAGGAGGCTATTCCTTCCGTGGTTTCCAGGGCATCCTTTTCTTCGGCAGTCAAGGAAAAGAATTTCCCAGTTACGGGAACGGCCTTTACATCCGGGTCAAAGGTATTCGTAAACTGGAGGCTAAAGGTCTTGAGTCCCGCAAAAGCGGAAAGGACCAGAAATAAGGCCGCCGATCCAATGATAATGACCAAAAAAGTAAAAAAGTTAATGATATTGACCGCATTCTGACTGCTCTTTGAGCGTAGGTACCGCTTGGCGATGTAGGTGGGGAAGTTCAAAATCAGGATTTCTTTCGCTTGTCCAACAAGTCCCTTTTTTCAATGGGATTTTCTTCCCCTTTCAAGGATTCCTCAATTTTTTCGATATAATCCAATGAATCATCCAAATAAAAGTGAAGCTCCGGAACCCTTCGCAATTGGTTTTTGGTCCGTTGGGCCAATTCATGTTTGATCAGGGCCTTATTGGAACGAATGCCATCCAATAGCGCATTGGCCTCTTTGGGCGGAAAAATGGAAACGTAAATCTTGGCAATGGACAGGTCCGTGGTTATGGAAACCTTGGTCACTGATATCAATACCCCTTTTAAGCCCCCTTCCGTGGCGGCCCGTTGAAGGACCTCCGCAATATCCTGCTGAATAATGCCCCCAATTTTCTTCTGTCGTTGCGTTTCCATGCTGCAAAATTATTCATTTCATCTGTTCCTTTCTTATTTTCTTTTCGGTCAGATGCAATTCGCCTTTGGAGATTTACTCTAGAAAAATAAATTGTTAGTGCTCATTTCATGACCAATCTCAGCATTTCTTATTTTTAGTACGAGTAAATTGTGCCCGGATTAACAGTATTTCACCATGGATAAAATTGAACACATCGGTATTGCAGTAAAGGATTTAGCGGTTTCCAATACACTTTTTGAAAAGCTATTGGGTGTACCAAGTTATAAAATGGAAGAAGTGGCTTCAGAAGGCGTGAAAACCTCATTTTTTAAGTCGGGACCCAATAAAATCGAACTTTTGGAGGCGACCCATGCGGACAGTGCCATTGCAAAGTATTTGGAGAAAAAAGGCGAGGGAATCCACCACATTGCCTTTGCCGTTGATGATTTGGAGGCGGAAATAAAGCGATTGGAAGGGGAAGGGTTCGTGGTGTTACCGGGATTTCCCAAGAATGGAGCGGATAATAAGCGCGTTGCATTTTTACACCCAAAAGGCACCAACGGCGTTTTGACCGAGCTTTGTCAGGATTTGGGGTAAGGGGGCAGTATGCAGTAGCTGTGCACAGTCCTATGAGAAGGTACTGATTCGTAATTACGAATTGTCAAAAGCTGGAAGACGGAACATCGCGGAAATTGGGTGAGGACCAAGGAAGCCGACGGTGGATTCGCTTCGCAACGACAGCATCAATTTTCCGCTTTCAATTGGCATCGCCCAACTCCTTAATGCAGCAGGGCTGCTGTTCCGTAAGTTTTATTTCTTCCGCCCCGTGATGGATGGTAAGGGCCTTGCCTTTTTTTAGCGTATAGGTCACCTTGTCCCTTTGGATCATCACCTCCAGCAGTTTACCACGAACCGTTAAAGGGAAGCGCACCGCTCGGGTCCGGGGAGGGCTTTTGGGATTAAAGCTGATTTTACCCCCATAATCACGCAAACCGGCCAAACCATATACGATGGCCATCCATGTGCCGCCCATGGAAGCGATATGGGCCCCGTCCTTCACATTTCCCCCTACATCGGCCAGATCCATCCAGGCGGCATACTTGATTAGCTCCATGGCCCTATCCAGATACCCCAGTTCAAATGCCAGGATACTGTAGACGCAGGAAGACAATGAGGAGTCTCCCGTAGTTAGGGGATCGTAGTAGTCGAAATTCTTTTTCTTTTGTTCCTTCGAAAATTCATGGCCCAAAAGAAACATGGCCATGACTACATCGGCCTGTTTAATGACCTGAAAGCGGTAGATGACCAGGGGATGGTAGTGGAGCAGCAAAGGATAGTTTTCCAAAGGGGTATTTTCAAAATCCCAGACTTCCTTTTTCAGGAATTCATCATCCTGTGGATGAATTCCTTTTTCTTCATCGTATGGGATATACATTTTGGCTGCGGCATTTCTCCATTCTTCGATTTCTTCCGGGCCAAGATCGGTATCCTTTGCCAAGCCCTCAAAGCTGTCCGGCGCCTTTTTCCGAAGCAACTCCAAACTCTCCACGGCGTATCGTAGATTTTCACGGGCCATTATGTTGGTAAAGGCATTGTTGTTTACAATGGCGGTATATTCATCTGGCCCCGTTACGCCATGGATATGAAACTGGTCCTTTCCGTTAGTTGAATAGAAGCCCAGATCGGCCCAGAAGCGTGCCGTTTCGATCAGCATCTCGGCCCCGTATTCAAAAAGAAACTCCTCATCGCCGGTTACCTCAACGTATTTTCTCAAGGCGTACATGATATCCGCATTGATATGATATTGTGCGGTTCCAGCGGCAAAAAAAGCAGAAGCTTCATCGCCGGTAATGGTTCTCCATGGGAAGAGCGCCCCTTTCTGATTAAGTTCCCTGGCACGTTTGCGCGCTTTATCCAGAAGGCTGTATCGGAAACGCAGAAGGTTCTTGGCCACTTTTGGCGAGGTATAGATTAAAAAGGGCATCAGGTAAATCTCGGTGTCCCAGAAATAATGACCTTCATAGGCTTCTCCGGTAAGACCCCTGGCCCCGATTCCGGTGCCTTCCACACGAGCGGACGCCTGAAGGATATGGAATAGATTAAAGCGGAGGCATTGCTGCGTTCTCCGGTCTCTATACATGGAAACTTCAATATCGCTGTTGGTCCAAAAATTGTCCATAAAGCGCTGCTGGCCCTCGGTCAATTCTTCGAAACCGTCTTGTGTCACGGAGTCCAGTGTTCGTTCGGTACGCTCGCAAAGTTCAACAACGGGCGCATTTCGGGAACTGTGGTACACCATGTATTTTATCATCCGAAAGGGCACTCCCTCCTCGGCTTTTAGCGAATAAACGATCTTGGCGGAATCCTCATAACACTCGCTTTTATAGGAATAGGTATTCTCCGTTTGAATCTCATGATCTACACCACAGGCCAGCGTCATACCACTGGTACGGATCTGATGCCCTAAAAGCACCCTTTGGTCGTTAACCTGACTCACTTGTGGCACAAAAACACTATGGTCGAATTTGGGGGATTTTCTCGGATCCTCCTTATCCTCCTTAGGATCAAGTTTCTCCGTGGGACAACGTAATTTAGAGGAGATGATGAGTTTGGCCGGTGCATTCAGCACCGTCACCTCATAGGAAATGGCGGCAACATGCCGGTGTTCCATAGAAACGATTCGGGTAGAGCGGATGGAAACGCGTTTGCCAGAAGCGGTTTCCCAAAGAACAGTCCGATTCAGGGTGCCGGCTTTCATATCAAGTACCCGTTCATAAGACTTAAGATCTGCGGTAGGAAGGTAAAATGGCTCGTCATCCACATAGAGCCTAATTACTTTGCTATCAGTAACATTCAGCATGGTTTGCCCCGTTTTGGCAAATCCATAGGCAGATTCCCCATAACGGATGGGCCATTGTTCATGAAATCCGTTGATAAAGGTTCCCCGCTGTACCACAGGCGTTCCTTCCTCATGGTTGCCCCGAAAACCAAGATAGCCGTTTGCAATGGCAAAAACGGTTTCATCCTGGGCCAGATATTGGGGTGAATATTTTTTTTGGATGAACCTCCAATCATCCAAAGGATAAATATGCCTGGGGGGGAGTTTAATATTTTTCGAAATCATCTGGTCTGTTTACACACTGTCCAAAAGCAGGACTCAAATTTTAAGGGTCATCGTATTTCCCAATAGTTCAAATGGCCTTCTAGAAAAAAGTCTAATATAATTGAAAGTAAGGTAGCTTGCCAACCCATACTACGTTAATGCAGAATATAACATTAATTTGACATTGGGGTTCTGCCCGGGCAACAGCCAAGAATAGGACCTATAGTATTGTGGTAGCGGAAAATAAATAGTAGTTTTGCATCCTTCTTCGCCACTATAGCGCATGAAATTTGGCAATAGGGGACCAGAAGAAGGAAATATTGAAATACGGATAGTTGATTTTGGAGATTTTCCATCATCAATTATCCATTGACAACGGTCCAATACCTGTCCATTTAGCAGATGGTAGGCGGGGCTCAGTTGGTTACCTGCCTACCTGGCGCCCGCCTACTGGCCGTAGGCCGGCAGGGTAACGGCAGGCAGGGAGTAGCTGACGTTCATTTAATAAAATGGTTTTTGTTTACGTTCTTAAAAGCGAAATTGACAATAGGCTTTATGTTGGGTTGACCCAAAATGTTGAGAAGAGGCTTAGAGAACATAATAGCGGAAAAACAAGAAGTACAAAGGGATATCGCCCCTGGCAATTGATTTATGTCGAGGAATATCCCGATCGACCCACTGCGAGAAAACGAGAGAAGTACCTTAAATCGGGGTACGGCAAGCAGTGGTTAAAGAATAAACACAACTAGGTCCTATAGCTCAGTTGGTTAGAGTAGCTGACTCATAATCAGTTGGTCCCTGGTTCGAGCCCAGGTGGGACCACGACAGTGGTAAGAAAGCCTTCACGAAAGTGAGGGCTTTTTTCATGGAATGAACCTGGGTGAGAAGTTCATGCCGAGCGGAGCCGAGGTAAGCCCAGGTGGGACCACGAAGTGGTGGAAAAGCTGCAACGATAGTTGTAGCTTTTTTTGTGCAACAAAGACCGGGCGAGAAGTTCATGCCGAGCGGAGCCGAGGTAAGCCCAGGTGGGACCACTTTAAAAATCCGTAATTCATTGATAAAAAGATGATTGCGGATTTTTTGTTTCTTTGTTGTACGGCAATTGTATTGTAAGTCTTTTTAAGAGCAATGATTTAAGTTACTTTATTGGAAAAGCTAAAAGTTATTCAGAAAATCTAAATAATTAGGACCCCCCGGGTTGGAATAATTCAATTTCTTTTTCAGTGGATAAGGTTATTGTAATGTAGGTCCTTTTTCAGAAAACGAAAAGAAAGCAATACCGCCGTTTTGCAATCATGATAGGTTTTATAACTATTCAACAGAGTTAAAAAAATTGTAAAAGCAATGGTATCTTGACGCATATGGCCTTAGGATAAGTATTATCTTAGTTAAGAAGGAATATTATTCAGACTGAATGAGCAACAATGTAATTTATGAAGAACGAGCATGTCTATTCCTTGACATTTTAGGTTTTTCTGAGCATGTGAGACAAAGTACCGATAAAAACAACCTTGAAGTCACTTCAAAAGCAAGAGAAATTTCTGAGCTTTTAAATCTTCTACCGATTAAAATGCGCTCAATTGGGGAGTCCAATAGGAATAGAAGAATTACTCAATTTAGTGATTCCATTGTTGTTTCATTTGCACTATCCGACAAAAATGCCTTTGTAGAATTATTGGATGATATCATGAGGATTATAATAAATTTTATCCTTAAAGGATATTTGGTTAGAGGTGGAATTTCTTACGGAAAATTGTTCCATAATGATAATCTTGTCTTTGGCCCGGCAATGATTACTGCATATGAACTGGAGTCCAGAATAGCAATATACCCTAGGGTAATATTTGATAAAGAACTGGTTGACACATTGATCCAAAATGGAGATACAGATTTAAAATCATTGCTTCTTAATGATGTAGAGTCATCTTATTTTTGGAAGGAGGACTTCGATGGTAAGTATTATTTGAATTTTTTCAAAGGCTCTGAGTTTTATATGGATGAACACGAATATTACCGTACTTTTCTTAGAGAATTAAGAATATTTATTACCAAAGCACTAAAAAATCGCAGCTCACAAACTGTAAGGACCAAGTATGGATGGTTACGTACCAAATACAATGAGTTAATAGATAATCTAAAAGAGAAAAGTAGCTATTATGATATACCCAGGAAGATAGCATAGAAGTATTTTCCTAATTGTTTTCAAAAATTTCCTACATTGGGTTTTTTTGTTTCAAACACGGCAATCAACCTAATTAATTTTTTCAAATTTGAAGTCTAGGCGTAAGGCATAGAAGTCATTTTGACATATTTCCAACAAGACCAATGAAGCCATTTAATTTTCCTGTAATAAGAAAAGTTATTATCAATGACTTCAGTTTGTATAGCAAAAATAACGTCATAGAACTCGAAATGGACAAGCAAGTATTTTGCTTGGCCGGGGCCAACGGTCTTGGGAAATCAACCTTTGTGACCATTCTTAATTATGCTCTTACGGGAATCGTTAGGAATCCGCAAAGAACGTTTAGTGCTTACAATTCAATTCCTGCTTTTTACTCAAAAAATAAAAACTTCGCCAATAAGTTTTTCGAAGGAAGAATTGATGAATCTTCTAGGGAATTAGCCAGTGTTGAGGTTCATTTTGAGCTAGGAGATTTTAATTATAAAATAGAGAGAGGATTCTTTGAAGTCGAGGAACTCAGGCTGTTTTCTAGGACTAGGAAAAGTAAAGACGAAGAGGAAGGAAGCCAAGTTGATACGCAACATGACCTTAATGAGGCTTATATGAACAATTTGGCGGATGATGCAGGTCTGCAAGAGTTTTCCCAGTACGTATTTATACAACATTTCGTTTTAACGTTCGATGAGACTCATCAACTTCTTTTTTGGGATAAGGAAATGATGGAAAGAGTATTGTACCTTTTCTTTGGTGTAAACCCGGAGGATGCAAAACTAGCTGATGAGTTGAGAAAAAAGGTAAAAAAGTATACCTCGGACTCCAGTAATTTGCAGTGGGACATTACCCAGGCTACCAAAGAACTGGAAAATCTAATTTCTCTTGCAAACGCCGATGATAACAAAGGTAAAGTTCCTGAGGAAGTTTTAAACGAATATCAGGCCCTAACCCAAGACTTAAACGAACAAATAGACAACGTTGAAAACAACAGGAAAGAATTAAAACAAGTTCAGCTGGAGGTAGCCGACTATTCTCTTAATCTTAACACACTTAAAAGAGATTATGAAGAGTTGTTTAAGCATACGCTAAAACCGAAAAGCAACATTGAATCCGACCCGAAAATAATTGAAATAATCAAATCTCTGCAATATGCCATCAACACCACAGGTAATTTTCAATCAATTCTTGATTCTTTAGTTAAGTACATTAAGGAAAATCATAGTTTAAATAATAACAAAAGTTCGACTGAATTGCAAGAGGTTTTGGACAATCTTAAAGCCTTAGATGTGCAAATAAAGGAGCTAGGTGTTAAATTGAATAATTCAAATATTAGGGAACTACGGCTGAAAGAGGAAGGTTTGGTGCTTGAAAAAGCGATTTCTGAAAACAAAAATAAAATCTCGGAGATCGAAAACAAGAACGAGGAGTTTCTAAATAGCCTTTATAAAAAGAAAGGAGATGACTTGACTGATTTGGTGACTAGATTTCGGAAGCAAATAGAGAATCTTAAGGAAAAGAAACAGGAAGCCATTGACAATAAAAATACCAAAAGACAGGAATTAAAGGAACTTGAGCGAAGGCTAAAAATACAGTATCAAGGAGCAGAGGAACAATTCATTCCAAAATTTATTGACTATGCTCAAAGTTTTATTGGCTTAGAACTAAACATTCGATTGCAGACTTATGCCAAGGGAACAACTCTAGATCTTGAGATTAATGATTCTTTTCGAAAAGAGGTATTTCAGCTTTCTGAAAGCCAGAGATATTTTCTAGACATAGCCTTAAGAATGGCACTTATTGAA
The sequence above is a segment of the Muricauda sp. SCSIO 64092 genome. Coding sequences within it:
- a CDS encoding M20/M25/M40 family metallo-hydrolase, coding for MKKIVGFCVLVLFLVCCKTTVEQPSLKEDVAFLASDALKGRATGSTDEIEAATYLAKRLESMGYDSKGGAGTYFQTFTFKNKRDPHQEIQYVSAGDSTITGTNVMGFWDNKAEKTIVLGAHYDHLGMGGEGSLYRGEPEIHNGADDNASGVAAILKLAHHLKDSLTATNIMVQFYSGEELGLLGSNYFCKNPTIDLEKVSYMINLDMVGRLREDKTLSISGVGTSPIWKQTLNANNNGFKLVLNESGVGPSDHTSFYLQDIPALHFFTGQHEDYHRPTDDADKLNYDGMEQLVAYLTSVCMDLDKGSKLMFKTTKNESEEVPRFKVGLGVIPDYLFDGKGMRIDGISEDKPAQKAGLQKGDVVIQLGDSTVTDMMSYMRALSSFEKGDATKVVIDRNGEKIEVEIQF
- the dusB gene encoding tRNA dihydrouridine synthase DusB: MPKIGDIELPDFPLLLAPMEDVSDPPFRALCKENGADVVYTEFISSEGLIRDAAKSVIKLDIYEKERPVGIQIFGAELDSMLQAIDIVEQSNPDIIDINFGCPVKKVVCKNAGAGILRDIPLMVKLTEAMVKRTKLPVTVKTRLGWDSDSIKIVDVAEQLQDVGIQAISIHGRTRVQMYKGHADWKPIAAVKNNPRMHIPVFGNGDVDTPEAAVRMRDDFGLDGAMIGRASIGNPWFFNQVKHYFETGEHLPSPTMEARVEAARRHLQMAIDWKGEKLGVFETRRHYTNYFKGIPHFKEYRMKMVTSDDSADVFAAFDEVLEKFGDFQFA
- a CDS encoding ABC transporter permease; this translates as MNFPTYIAKRYLRSKSSQNAVNIINFFTFLVIIIGSAALFLVLSAFAGLKTFSLQFTNTFDPDVKAVPVTGKFFSLTAEEKDALETTEGIASYSNEIVERVYLSYDDKNCIAYIKGVDEHYRQVTAVDSTLYFGNWGVDENQAVIGIGIFNLLGGPMGNMSPLNAITLKPGNRSITADVLGSKSFYNQMPLVVSGVYAVEDGLDKTYVFAPLPMVQAFLEKDSTQISGINFKVEEGVAISKAKEHLKTVLGDKALVLSRQELNTTLYKMLKTENTATYLIFTLVLIIALFNVVGAIIMMILDKRGNSKTLFALGTTIKQLRQIYFYQGVFVTCFGGLVGIALGSLIVVSQLVFKWWRITPSLAYPVEYQFVNILIVLGTIVVLGLISSKIASSRISKKLLA
- the rbfA gene encoding 30S ribosome-binding factor RbfA — protein: METQRQKKIGGIIQQDIAEVLQRAATEGGLKGVLISVTKVSITTDLSIAKIYVSIFPPKEANALLDGIRSNKALIKHELAQRTKNQLRRVPELHFYLDDSLDYIEKIEESLKGEENPIEKRDLLDKRKKS
- the mce gene encoding methylmalonyl-CoA epimerase, whose translation is MDKIEHIGIAVKDLAVSNTLFEKLLGVPSYKMEEVASEGVKTSFFKSGPNKIELLEATHADSAIAKYLEKKGEGIHHIAFAVDDLEAEIKRLEGEGFVVLPGFPKNGADNKRVAFLHPKGTNGVLTELCQDLG
- a CDS encoding glycoside hydrolase family 65 protein, giving the protein MISKNIKLPPRHIYPLDDWRFIQKKYSPQYLAQDETVFAIANGYLGFRGNHEEGTPVVQRGTFINGFHEQWPIRYGESAYGFAKTGQTMLNVTDSKVIRLYVDDEPFYLPTADLKSYERVLDMKAGTLNRTVLWETASGKRVSIRSTRIVSMEHRHVAAISYEVTVLNAPAKLIISSKLRCPTEKLDPKEDKEDPRKSPKFDHSVFVPQVSQVNDQRVLLGHQIRTSGMTLACGVDHEIQTENTYSYKSECYEDSAKIVYSLKAEEGVPFRMIKYMVYHSSRNAPVVELCERTERTLDSVTQDGFEELTEGQQRFMDNFWTNSDIEVSMYRDRRTQQCLRFNLFHILQASARVEGTGIGARGLTGEAYEGHYFWDTEIYLMPFLIYTSPKVAKNLLRFRYSLLDKARKRARELNQKGALFPWRTITGDEASAFFAAGTAQYHINADIMYALRKYVEVTGDEEFLFEYGAEMLIETARFWADLGFYSTNGKDQFHIHGVTGPDEYTAIVNNNAFTNIMARENLRYAVESLELLRKKAPDSFEGLAKDTDLGPEEIEEWRNAAAKMYIPYDEEKGIHPQDDEFLKKEVWDFENTPLENYPLLLHYHPLVIYRFQVIKQADVVMAMFLLGHEFSKEQKKKNFDYYDPLTTGDSSLSSCVYSILAFELGYLDRAMELIKYAAWMDLADVGGNVKDGAHIASMGGTWMAIVYGLAGLRDYGGKISFNPKSPPRTRAVRFPLTVRGKLLEVMIQRDKVTYTLKKGKALTIHHGAEEIKLTEQQPCCIKELGDAN
- a CDS encoding GIY-YIG nuclease family protein — encoded protein: MVFVYVLKSEIDNRLYVGLTQNVEKRLREHNSGKTRSTKGYRPWQLIYVEEYPDRPTARKREKYLKSGYGKQWLKNKHN